One Vicia villosa cultivar HV-30 ecotype Madison, WI unplaced genomic scaffold, Vvil1.0 ctg.000248F_1_1, whole genome shotgun sequence DNA window includes the following coding sequences:
- the LOC131625882 gene encoding uncharacterized protein LOC131625882: MDAAQWWEYHGSCAPELQHLAMIVLSQTTSATNCERNWSTFSYIHTKTRNRLKYKKLHKLVFTHYNMKLRMRDKLRKSREEIEASFDPINLDCIFQEDPLSQWIEERENPLLDGVQNAEWLPIVDTDDENVDDNSESNDSGGLSPPSGNSGDGGGNEVDNEGENEGGSGGGDDEGEDEEQLQLDPYHEIPPGYRRYRNLNDIDRSDNSLLDTRGNVSQSGRKGKRKKNAPLEDSSSSSIAHSFSDFGIGDSSQSSQQSYPPVYQYPYFNSYNQYPSDQAPSYYQQSMNYHNPYHQQSNGSFFGYVFGQEATQDDSQSESTSYAPSRHSTMW, encoded by the exons ATGGATGCAG CTCAATGGTGGGAATATCATGGTTCATGTGCTCCTGAACTTCAACATTTGGCTATGATAGTTCTCAGTCAAACAACCTCTGCCACAAATTGTGAGAGAAATTGGAGTACATTTAGCTATATTCACACAAAGACAAGAAATAGATTGAAGTACAAAAAATTGCATAAGCTTGTCTTCACACATTACAACATgaagttgagaatgagagataaATTAAGGAAGAGCCGGGAAGAAATAGAAGCAAGTTTTGATCCGATAAATCTTGACTGTATATTTCAAGAAGATCCGTTATCTCAATGGATAGAAGAGAGGGAAAATCCATTATTGGATGGAGTTCAAAATGCAGAATGGTTACCAATAGTTGATACAGAtgatgaaaatgttgatgataataGTGAATCTAATGATAGTGGTGGCTTAAGTCCACCAAGCGGTAATAGTGGTGATGGGGGTGGTAATGAAGTGGATAACGAAGGTGAAAATGAAGGTGGAAGTGGGGGTGGTGATGatgaaggagaagatgaagagCAATTACAACTTGATCCATATCATGAAATACCACCTGGTTATAGGCGTTATAGGAACTTGAATGATATAGATCGTTCTGACAACTCACTACTTGACACGAGAGGAAATGTGTCACAATCtggaagaaaagggaaaagaaaaaaaaatgctcCACTTGAAGATTCCTCCTCTTCTAGTATTGCTCATAGTTTTAGTGATTTTGGGATTGGTGATTCTTCACAAAGTAGTCAACAATCGTATCCTCCTGTTTATCAGTATCCTTATTTCAACTCCTATAACCAATATCCTAGTGATCAAGCTCCTTCGTACTACCAACAATCAATGAATTATCACAATCCTTATCATCAACAATCAAATGGTAGTTTTTTTGGTTATGTCTTTGGACAAGAAGCTACACAAGATGATAGTCAGAGTGAAAGTACAAGTTATGCTCCTTCACGTCATTCCACTATGTGGTAG
- the LOC131625883 gene encoding uncharacterized protein LOC131625883 produces the protein MPPREEFPTKALDGAPSNDIGWYFGTPEPGSRNNVRCKLCNVVVKGGITRLKQHIAHMKGQVAGCARVTTMVRENMMKLLLDSKAKRNDSKRRKEEFEERLRGDVEDEDEDVDTLIDDQLRYATQQSLRSHQEWENIQQFRRETTGSGNVYEHGGSSRVSVSGAERPEDISFSLRSTNIDLVRSKSMKQPRAGKGFLKTWRKRLGEAVSKFIIYERLPMNLSNSPWLHNLLYTASEVGKAKCPTPYEISNVYLEAEYKEMLEWINGMKKIWQERGATIMCDGWTDSINHTHIMNFLVYCHKGTVFWKSVDASDVDSRNTEYYFQLLDKVVEEVGEEYVVQVVTDNEAALKAAGQKLMEKRPHLYWSSCAAHCLDLCLEDIGKKKSIQNLLSEAKMVTTFIYNHTYIVSLMKKYTGGRDIVRPGVTRFATQFLQLQAIVRQREGLENMFNSEEFRKTKYGKEKKGPGYEARKIIMSRDFWSKANDILKVFEPIVKVLRLVDGDEKPTMGFIYEAIDRAKQAIQQNSRYHSKYNDIIDKRWKFMHSDLHSAGYFFNPQFQYGIEHGKAVYKETFNGTKEVIMKLERNMDDQIKALNQRKE, from the exons ATGCCGCCAAGAGAAGAATTCCCTACAAAAGCTCTGGATGGTGCTCCAAGTAATGATATTGGGTGGTATTTTGGAACGCCAGAACCCGGAAGTCGCAACAATGTTCGTTGCAAACTTTGTAatgtggtagtaaaaggtgggatTACAAGATTGAAGCAACATATAGCAcatatgaaaggacaagttgcaGGTTGTGCTAGAGTAACAACTATGGTTAGAGAAAATATGATGAAACTTCTACTTGATTCAAAAGCAAAGAGAAATGAttctaaaagaagaaaagaagaatttgaagaacGTTTAAGAGGagatgttgaagatgaagatgaagatgtggatACTCTTATTGATGATCAATTGAGATATGCAACACAACAAAGCCTTAGATCACATCAAGAATGGGAAAATATACAACAGTTCAGACGAGAAACAACAGGTTCTGGAAATGTATATGAACATGGCGGAAGCTCTCGTGTCAGTGTTAGTGGGGCTGAAAGGCCAGAAGATATCTCTTTTTCTTTGAGATCTACTAATATTGATCTTGTTAGGAGCAAAAGCATGAAGCAACCAAGAGCTGGTAAAGGGTTTTTGAAGACATGGAGGAAAAGGCTTGGAGAGGCTGTAAgcaaatttataatttatgaaCGTTTGCCTATGAATTTATCTAACTCTCCTTGGTTACATAATTTGCTTTATACTGCTTCTGAGGTTGGAAAAGCAAAATGTCCAACTCCTTATGAAATCTCAAATGTTTACTTAGAAGCTGAATATAAGGAAATGTTGGAGTGGATAAATGGTATGAAAAAAATTTGGCAAGAAAGAGGAGCAACAATAATGTGTGATGGTTGGACAGACAGCATCAACCATACTCATATTATGAATTTCTTGGTATATTGTCACAAAGGTACTGTGTTTTGGAAGTCTGTTGATGCTTCTGATGTTGATAGTAGAAACACTGAATACTATTTTCAATTGTTGGATAAAGTTGTGGAAGAAGTGGGTGAAGAGTATGTAGTTCAAGTGGTAACAGACAATGAAGCCGCATTAAAAGCGGCTGGTCAAAAGCTTATGGAGAAGAGACCCCATTTATATTGGTCTTCTTGTGCTGCTCATTGTTTAGATCTTTGCTTGGAGGATATAGGAAAAaagaaaagcatacaaaacttaTTAAGTGAAGCAAAAATGGTGACAACCTTCATCTACAACCATACGTATATTGTGAGTCTCATGAAAAAATATACTGGCGGTAGAGATATTGTTCGTCCTGGTGTTACCCGATTTGCAACACAATTTCTACAACTTCAAGCAATTGTTAGACAAAGGGAAGGTCTTGAAAACATGTTCAATTCTGAAGAatttagaaaaacaaaatatGGTAAAGAGAAGAAAGGACCGGGATATGAAGCAAGAAAAATTATTATGAGTAGGGACTTTTGGAGTAAggccaatgatattttgaaagtatttgagccTATTGTAAAAGTTTTGAGACTAGTGGATGGTGACGAGAAACCAACAATGGGTTTCATATATGAAGCCATTGATCGAGCAAAACAAGCAATTCAACAGAATTCTCGTTATCATTCCAAATACAATGATATCATTGACAAACGTTGGAAATTCATGCACTCTGATCTTCATTCTGCTG GTTATTTTTTTAATCCACAATTTCAATATGGAATCGAGCATGGGAAAGCTGTTTACAAAGAAACATTTAATGGAACAAAGGAAGTAATCATGAAGCTAGAAAGAAACATGGACGATCAAATCAAAGCTCTAAACCAA AGAAAAGAGTGA